The genome window CCTGACGCTTGACGAACGTGAACCGCACCCAGGTGCGCAGCGCGTCGTGCGTGGGCGAACCGGCGCGGGTGAACGCGCCGACCGGGACGCCGACGACCCCGGCGCGAGCCGGCAGGTCGCGGCAGAACGTCGCGCCGTCGACGGCCCCCAGCGCAGCGGCGTCGGCGAGGACGAAGTACGTCCCGTCCGGCCGGACGACGTCGAAGCCGGCGTCCCGCAGGCCCTCGGACAGCAGGTCGCGCCGCTCGGCGAGGGACGCGACGAGCCCGTCGACCCAGGCCAGCGCCGCCGGGTCCGTCAGCGCCTGCGCGACCGCCGGCTGGAACGGTGCGCCCGAGACGTACGTGAGGAACTGCTTGATCGTCCGGACGGCGGCGACCAGCTCCGCAGGCCCGGTGACCCAGCCGATCTTCCAGCCCGTGAAGGAGAACGTCTTGCCGCTCGACGAGACGGTCAGCGTCCGGGCCGCCATGCCGGGGAGCGTCGCGACGGGCACGTGCTCGACGCCGAAGACCAGGTGCTCGTAGACCTCGTCGGTCACCACGAGCAGGTCGTGCGCGCGGGCCACGAGCGCGACCGCCTCGAGCTCCGAGCGGCGCAGCACGGCGCCCGTCGGGTTGTGCGGGGAGTTGAGGAGCAGCAGGCGCGTGCGCGGGGTCACCGCGCGCTCGAGCGCCACGACGTCCAGGCGGAAGCCGTCGGGCGTCGGCCGCAGGGGCGCGGTCGTGTGCGTGGCACCCGCCATCGCGATCACGGCCGCGTACGAGTCGTAGTACGGCTCGAGCGTGAGCACCTCGTCACCGGGGCCGGTGAGCGCGAGGACGGCGGAGGCCAGCGCCTCGGTCGCGCCCGTGGTGACCAGCACCTCGGTGTCGGGGTCGACCTCGAGGCCGTAGCGGGTGCGTTGGTGGGTGGCGATCGCCTGGCGCAGCGGCGCGGTGCCCGGCCCCGGCGGGTACTGGTTGACGCCGGCGAGGATCGCGTCGGACGCCGCACGCGCGACCGGCTCCGGCCCGTCGACGTCGGGGAACCCCTGCCCGAGGTTGAGGGCGCCCGTGCGGGTCGCGAGCGCGGACATCTCGGCGAAGATCGTCGCGCGCGCGGAGCCGTCCGCGTCCAGCAGCCCCGCCGCTGCTGCCACCTGCTGCCACCTGCTCGTCACGCGGTGAGCATAGGGTCCGGCGGCGCGGCCGGGTCCCGGGGTGGTGCGCTCAGAGCAGGCCGGCGGCGGCGAGCAGGCCGCTGACCACGAGGAGAGCGAGCGACGCCCATGCGGCGACGACCCACCACTCCGTGCGGTGGCGG of Cellulomonas dongxiuzhuiae contains these proteins:
- a CDS encoding pyridoxal phosphate-dependent aminotransferase: MTSRWQQVAAAAGLLDADGSARATIFAEMSALATRTGALNLGQGFPDVDGPEPVARAASDAILAGVNQYPPGPGTAPLRQAIATHQRTRYGLEVDPDTEVLVTTGATEALASAVLALTGPGDEVLTLEPYYDSYAAVIAMAGATHTTAPLRPTPDGFRLDVVALERAVTPRTRLLLLNSPHNPTGAVLRRSELEAVALVARAHDLLVVTDEVYEHLVFGVEHVPVATLPGMAARTLTVSSSGKTFSFTGWKIGWVTGPAELVAAVRTIKQFLTYVSGAPFQPAVAQALTDPAALAWVDGLVASLAERRDLLSEGLRDAGFDVVRPDGTYFVLADAAALGAVDGATFCRDLPARAGVVGVPVGAFTRAGSPTHDALRTWVRFTFVKRQDVLEDAVTRLRSAFG
- a CDS encoding molybdopterin oxidoreductase; translation: MTVRTQSREVRRHRTEWWVVAAWASLALLVVSGLLAAAGLL